One Edaphobacter flagellatus genomic region harbors:
- a CDS encoding TolC family protein, which produces MLLSRSLFAQNAPSRDLSLHDAIAAALNQRPELRAATQNEEASVQLRRQAGIIPNPRLFYQSENLRPGVDFTQGVDTYAYATEVLEVSGRRGARIAAANSSVNHAQLILEQQKRSIELRVAQTYWDALRLQYIRTLAEQSVGYYREILDYHQKRFNEGKVAAVDLLRVRLEEARAEGSADSSRLAEAQAKQRLAREMGLPAAGNWKLSESFDALNLPKDPLTPDNPQAERVEVKLARQAIDSARANLMTQRAQGRPDVDALFGYKRTAGFDTMIAGFQLNLPIFDRNQGATAAARFDVAANQSTLVAVQQQSASDLTLARMSYDTWRQQITERYRPLLDQAIDIANISRAAYREGGTDLLRLLDAERLRVDTQTAWVEALGNYHQSVLSLEYAEGLEP; this is translated from the coding sequence TTGCTTCTTTCACGCAGTCTCTTTGCGCAGAATGCACCATCACGCGACCTCTCTCTTCACGATGCGATTGCCGCCGCCCTGAACCAGCGGCCAGAGCTGCGAGCCGCCACTCAAAACGAAGAGGCAAGCGTTCAGCTACGCCGTCAAGCTGGAATCATTCCAAACCCGAGACTCTTCTATCAATCGGAGAATCTACGGCCTGGAGTGGACTTCACCCAGGGCGTCGATACCTACGCCTACGCAACCGAAGTTCTTGAGGTATCGGGGCGGCGCGGAGCGCGTATCGCAGCGGCAAACAGCTCCGTCAACCACGCTCAACTGATACTGGAGCAACAGAAGCGGTCGATCGAACTGCGTGTCGCCCAGACCTATTGGGACGCGTTGCGACTTCAGTACATACGCACCTTGGCAGAACAAAGCGTCGGATACTATCGCGAAATCCTCGACTATCACCAGAAACGCTTCAACGAAGGCAAGGTGGCCGCGGTCGATCTGCTTCGTGTGCGTCTGGAGGAGGCGCGGGCAGAAGGGAGCGCAGACTCCAGCAGACTGGCCGAGGCACAGGCAAAACAAAGGCTGGCCCGTGAGATGGGACTGCCCGCAGCCGGCAACTGGAAGCTCAGCGAGTCCTTTGACGCGCTCAACCTGCCGAAGGATCCACTTACGCCCGACAACCCTCAGGCCGAGCGCGTTGAAGTGAAGCTGGCTCGACAGGCAATCGACAGTGCCCGCGCGAATCTGATGACGCAGAGAGCCCAGGGGAGGCCCGACGTCGATGCCCTGTTTGGATACAAGCGCACAGCTGGCTTTGACACGATGATTGCTGGCTTTCAGCTGAACCTGCCTATCTTCGACCGGAACCAGGGAGCTACGGCGGCGGCGCGATTCGATGTTGCGGCCAATCAATCTACGCTTGTTGCGGTCCAGCAGCAGAGCGCGAGTGATCTGACGCTGGCTCGCATGTCCTATGACACCTGGAGACAGCAGATTACAGAACGCTATCGACCGCTTCTCGATCAGGCCATCGATATTGCGAATATCTCACGGGCGGCCTATCGCGAAGGGGGCACCGATCTGCTCCGCCTGCTGGACGCCGAACGACTGCGTGTGGATACACAGACCGCGTGGGTAGAGGCGCTAGGCAATTATCACCAAAGCGTCCTTTCTCTGGAATACGCTGAGGGGCTTGAGCCATGA
- a CDS encoding efflux RND transporter periplasmic adaptor subunit, with product MWIHSVRATAILAVLTVSTGISTGCHSPSGSKNDTPASASPQNPASKSDGAEIVLPLKEQQGTIATTTLTLQNAPDLLRFPGRLVLPDNESWHVGVLSTGRIERVYANLGDYVRKGEVLARMHSHDVHDARATYDIAVAERSRLQSAESLAQINYDRMQRLYALRAASIEQTEQARQELVNAKTALENGQTDVVRSKTHLEENLGIPADLPAGADSETAELIPIVAPASGYVLQKNATPGTTVAPATDIFVLGNPKHLWMLASVGQEHLGQLKVGQSAWVTLSGIPGQRFAGRISNLGQEFDPTTRRLQVRIDLQQPSEILRPEMLATAEIAVGETHPLILIAPEAVQQVNGQDVVFVRKAADRFTVRPVRVGGSVNGKVVVVEGVRAGEEIVTQGSFLLKSQLLKASMQGD from the coding sequence ATGTGGATACACTCTGTGAGAGCGACGGCGATACTCGCGGTCCTTACCGTAAGCACAGGTATTTCAACCGGATGTCATAGCCCGTCCGGAAGTAAGAATGACACTCCAGCCAGTGCATCGCCCCAGAATCCGGCGTCCAAAAGCGACGGAGCGGAGATCGTTCTTCCCCTCAAGGAACAGCAGGGGACCATTGCTACCACGACACTTACGCTCCAGAACGCTCCTGACCTATTGCGGTTTCCAGGACGGCTTGTCCTTCCGGATAACGAGAGCTGGCACGTCGGTGTGCTCTCGACAGGCCGAATCGAACGCGTCTATGCCAATCTTGGCGACTATGTCCGCAAGGGGGAAGTGCTCGCGCGCATGCATAGCCATGACGTCCATGACGCCCGGGCAACATACGACATCGCTGTCGCGGAAAGGAGCCGTCTGCAGTCGGCGGAATCCCTGGCACAGATTAATTACGATCGCATGCAGCGGCTCTATGCGCTACGCGCTGCTTCGATTGAACAAACGGAACAGGCACGACAGGAGTTGGTCAACGCAAAAACGGCCCTCGAGAATGGACAGACCGATGTCGTCCGCAGTAAGACTCATCTGGAAGAGAACCTTGGCATCCCCGCCGATCTGCCAGCCGGGGCAGACAGTGAAACCGCCGAACTGATCCCGATCGTTGCACCGGCGAGCGGATATGTTCTACAGAAGAATGCGACTCCCGGCACAACCGTGGCACCGGCCACCGACATTTTCGTTCTCGGCAACCCGAAGCATTTGTGGATGCTCGCATCAGTCGGCCAAGAACACCTGGGTCAGTTGAAAGTGGGTCAGAGTGCATGGGTCACGCTTTCAGGTATTCCAGGACAACGATTTGCTGGACGGATCAGCAATCTCGGTCAAGAGTTTGACCCGACAACTCGCCGTCTTCAGGTTCGCATTGATCTCCAACAGCCTTCGGAGATCCTACGCCCTGAGATGCTGGCAACAGCAGAGATCGCGGTGGGCGAAACACATCCGCTCATCCTGATTGCGCCAGAGGCCGTCCAGCAGGTGAACGGCCAGGATGTCGTCTTCGTTCGCAAAGCAGCCGACCGCTTCACCGTGCGTCCAGTACGCGTTGGAGGTTCCGTGAACGGCAAGGTCGTCGTCGTGGAAGGCGTTCGTGCCGGCGAAGAGATCGTAACTCAGGGAAGCTTTCTCTTGAAATCGCAACTCCTCAAAGCTTCCATGCAGGGAGACTGA
- a CDS encoding efflux RND transporter permease subunit — MFAKVLMFSLAHRWAVLLGVLVLIAAGGWVVDTIPVDAFPDLTNNQVVIVTDAPSMPPTEVEQLVTIPIERTLMGMPKQQEVRSLSKLGLSMVTIVFDDDVPTYFARQLVNERLQQVTTSLPAGIQPILSPPSTAFGELYQYTLTGGGLSPMDLKDVQEWEIKPQLRTIPGVSDVNTWGGETKQFQIKVDPDLLQQYGLTLKDVAMRVAENNTNFGGGYIEHAYEQYTLRGLGRTSSVDEIGNIVLLANQGTPVVLHDVAQVMIGSAPRQGAVLRNGEAISGMVIMLKGENGKHVIELVKQKIAGLHLPPGVTLKPFYDQSTVIDGTIHTVEHNLFEGFILVTVVLLLFLGSFRAALVTASIIPLSLLFSFLGMKLFGISANLMSLGAIDFGMIVDGAVVMIENSVHRMQEHGEEETPMASIATAGLEVARPMAFGVGIIIAVYLPILFLEGLEGRMFRPMAITVCTALLGSLLLALTVIPVLSSFVFRKGLRRKKNETSQHWMDKLGDCYIAGLSYVIRHRIAVIAAMAVVMIASLTSLMYIGTEFMPRLDEGSILVETRKLPGISLTDSIEISKRVEKTLRSFPEIQDVTTKIGRPDFATEAMGLNEGDVYVALAPSETWKRFHSKEELIDAMDKALAQIPGISYDFTQPMAMRLDETVSGVKADLAVKIFGDDFQQLDSLAQQVLRQVNAVRGAADAQMEINSGVAELTVKTRRDALAHYGLNVADVQQTVEAGASGAVVSEVIDGQRRYTIALRLPDRYRSDLASMRDIPLHAPGGEVVTLGQVADVEVTRGAEKINREAGQRRIVVMSNVRGRDLGSFVAEVQQKVTSRVKLPAGYTITYGGQFENQQRAMRRLLLVVPLALAIVCGLLYLTFHSIKQAMLILINVPFALVGGIAALWIFHLNLNLSASVGFIALLGVAVLNGVVLVSSINQLRDAGESLHHAVLQGSKRRLRPVLMTALVASLGFVPMAISTSTGAEVQRPLATVVIGGLMSSTLLTLFLLPTFYEWFDRAPTSQVSARNTDRMAV, encoded by the coding sequence ATGTTCGCTAAAGTTCTAATGTTCTCGCTTGCGCATCGCTGGGCCGTACTCCTCGGCGTTCTTGTGCTGATCGCGGCGGGTGGCTGGGTCGTCGATACCATTCCCGTCGATGCTTTCCCGGACCTGACCAACAATCAGGTCGTCATTGTGACCGATGCGCCGTCGATGCCTCCTACGGAAGTCGAGCAGCTCGTCACCATCCCCATCGAGCGGACCTTGATGGGGATGCCGAAACAGCAGGAGGTCCGCTCGCTCTCCAAACTTGGCCTCTCGATGGTGACGATCGTTTTCGACGACGACGTGCCTACTTATTTCGCACGCCAGCTTGTCAATGAGCGCCTGCAACAGGTGACAACTTCGCTTCCCGCCGGAATCCAGCCCATACTGAGCCCACCATCCACGGCGTTTGGCGAGCTGTACCAGTACACCCTGACGGGAGGCGGACTCTCCCCGATGGATTTGAAGGATGTCCAGGAGTGGGAGATCAAACCGCAGCTGCGAACCATTCCCGGCGTTAGTGACGTGAATACCTGGGGTGGCGAGACGAAGCAGTTTCAGATCAAGGTCGACCCCGATCTTCTACAGCAGTATGGGCTCACGCTCAAAGATGTTGCCATGCGCGTTGCGGAGAACAACACCAACTTTGGCGGCGGCTACATCGAGCACGCGTATGAACAGTACACCCTGCGCGGTCTCGGACGAACCTCCAGCGTCGACGAGATCGGAAATATCGTTCTGCTCGCCAACCAAGGAACACCGGTTGTACTGCATGATGTCGCGCAGGTGATGATCGGCTCGGCTCCTCGCCAGGGAGCTGTACTCCGCAACGGTGAGGCCATTTCGGGCATGGTCATCATGTTGAAGGGTGAAAACGGAAAGCATGTTATCGAACTGGTGAAGCAAAAGATCGCCGGCCTGCATCTTCCCCCTGGGGTTACGCTCAAGCCTTTCTACGATCAATCGACAGTTATCGATGGAACCATTCATACGGTTGAGCACAACCTCTTTGAAGGCTTCATCCTGGTCACGGTGGTGTTGCTGCTCTTTCTCGGCAGCTTTCGCGCTGCTCTGGTAACAGCTTCCATCATTCCTCTCTCCCTCCTCTTCAGTTTTCTTGGGATGAAGCTCTTTGGCATCAGCGCCAACCTGATGAGCCTGGGCGCGATCGACTTCGGCATGATCGTCGACGGGGCCGTGGTCATGATCGAGAACTCAGTCCATCGCATGCAGGAACACGGAGAAGAGGAAACGCCGATGGCCTCGATTGCCACCGCGGGCCTTGAGGTTGCCCGGCCCATGGCGTTTGGTGTTGGCATCATCATCGCCGTCTATCTTCCAATCCTCTTCCTGGAAGGGCTGGAAGGACGCATGTTCCGTCCCATGGCCATTACAGTTTGCACCGCGCTGCTCGGCTCTTTGCTGCTGGCCCTCACCGTCATTCCCGTGCTGAGCTCCTTCGTCTTCCGTAAGGGCCTTCGCCGGAAGAAAAATGAGACGAGCCAGCACTGGATGGACAAATTGGGTGATTGTTACATCGCGGGCTTGTCTTACGTGATTCGGCATCGCATCGCCGTGATCGCGGCTATGGCTGTCGTCATGATCGCCTCGCTGACATCGTTGATGTACATAGGCACGGAGTTCATGCCCCGTCTCGATGAAGGCTCCATCCTGGTGGAGACACGTAAGCTTCCCGGTATCTCTCTCACGGACTCCATCGAGATCTCAAAGCGGGTAGAGAAAACCCTGAGGTCCTTCCCGGAGATCCAGGACGTAACCACGAAAATCGGCCGCCCCGACTTTGCCACCGAAGCAATGGGCCTCAACGAAGGCGATGTCTATGTTGCCCTGGCCCCATCTGAAACGTGGAAAAGGTTTCACTCCAAGGAAGAGCTCATCGACGCCATGGACAAAGCGCTAGCGCAGATTCCAGGGATCAGCTACGACTTTACTCAACCCATGGCCATGCGGCTCGATGAGACCGTATCCGGCGTAAAAGCGGATCTGGCCGTCAAGATATTTGGGGACGACTTCCAGCAACTCGACTCGCTCGCACAACAGGTGCTCCGTCAAGTCAATGCAGTACGCGGAGCAGCCGATGCCCAGATGGAGATCAACTCCGGCGTCGCGGAACTGACTGTAAAGACCCGCAGAGATGCGCTGGCGCACTATGGATTGAATGTTGCCGATGTACAGCAGACAGTGGAAGCAGGCGCATCGGGAGCTGTGGTCTCCGAGGTGATCGACGGGCAGCGCCGCTACACCATCGCTCTGCGGCTACCCGACCGCTATCGTTCCGACCTCGCATCAATGCGTGACATTCCATTGCACGCTCCCGGAGGAGAGGTCGTAACGCTCGGTCAGGTTGCGGATGTCGAGGTAACGCGCGGAGCCGAAAAGATCAACCGCGAGGCGGGCCAACGGCGCATCGTCGTTATGTCCAATGTGCGGGGCCGCGACCTTGGCAGCTTTGTTGCGGAAGTCCAGCAGAAGGTAACCAGCCGCGTGAAGCTGCCTGCCGGTTACACCATTACCTATGGTGGCCAGTTTGAGAACCAGCAGCGAGCCATGCGCCGGCTTCTGCTGGTGGTCCCGCTCGCGCTCGCAATCGTATGTGGTCTGCTCTATCTGACCTTCCACTCCATCAAACAGGCCATGCTGATCCTAATCAACGTACCGTTTGCACTCGTGGGTGGTATTGCCGCTTTATGGATATTTCATCTCAACCTGAACCTCTCCGCATCGGTGGGCTTCATCGCACTGCTCGGGGTCGCGGTACTTAACGGAGTGGTGCTGGTCAGTTCCATCAACCAGTTGAGGGATGCGGGGGAGTCATTGCATCATGCGGTACTTCAAGGATCGAAACGCCGTTTGAGACCAGTATTGATGACAGCCCTTGTGGCCAGTCTTGGTTTTGTCCCTATGGCAATTTCCACCTCGACTGGGGCTGAAGTGCAACGGCCGTTGGCGACAGTCGTGATCGGCGGTCTTATGAGTTCGACCTTGCTCACATTGTTCCTGCTGCCGACGTTTTACGAGTGGTTCGATAGGGCACCTACATCTCAAGTTTCGGCGCGGAATACAGATCGGATGGCCGTATGA
- a CDS encoding LysR family transcriptional regulator: MSDDVTIYDLKCVIAVAQEGSESRAATRLHTTQPGVSRTIHDVETAVGVRLFYTWHGGSRLTDAGKAFVEEILHSIDQYERAVHRAQNVANRQAGLLQIAYSSFLCPELLTIVSDLHFERPNDPVLRMTSLHTVGIIRGVLEGQYQAGIGYLPINYSELETRELLDEDLMMCIPARHRLFRLDSISPQDLDREPLIGVSELALPEFHKEIDAYFEVLGIELNVIAQPFTFHEAIHMAAADRGIAMVSSGWSHLTKDGIAFRPLADKLLTMKSGVIVRRDSRTDAINDFQNLLWMKTEQLRKERQKTTLNPRHRST, encoded by the coding sequence ATGTCGGACGACGTGACCATCTACGACCTGAAATGCGTCATTGCGGTGGCGCAGGAAGGAAGCGAAAGCCGCGCGGCCACGCGTCTGCATACAACTCAGCCTGGGGTGAGCCGCACGATCCATGATGTTGAAACCGCCGTAGGCGTGAGGCTCTTTTACACATGGCATGGAGGCTCGCGCTTGACCGATGCCGGAAAAGCATTCGTTGAGGAGATTCTTCACTCCATCGATCAATATGAACGCGCAGTGCATCGAGCGCAGAATGTGGCGAACCGTCAGGCTGGTCTCCTCCAGATCGCGTATTCGTCGTTCCTCTGCCCGGAGTTGCTGACGATTGTCTCGGACCTTCATTTCGAGCGGCCCAATGATCCCGTTCTGAGGATGACCAGTCTGCATACGGTTGGAATTATCCGCGGCGTGTTGGAGGGCCAGTATCAGGCCGGGATCGGCTACCTTCCCATCAACTACTCCGAACTCGAAACCAGAGAACTGCTGGATGAGGACCTGATGATGTGCATTCCGGCGCGGCACCGCCTCTTTCGTCTCGACAGCATTTCTCCACAAGACCTCGACCGCGAGCCTCTGATCGGCGTATCGGAACTCGCGCTGCCCGAATTCCATAAGGAGATTGATGCTTACTTTGAAGTTCTCGGCATCGAGCTGAACGTCATTGCGCAGCCCTTCACGTTCCATGAAGCGATCCACATGGCAGCCGCAGACCGGGGCATTGCAATGGTGAGCAGCGGCTGGTCGCACCTTACGAAGGATGGCATCGCCTTCCGGCCTCTGGCGGACAAGCTGCTGACCATGAAGAGTGGCGTCATCGTGCGGCGGGACAGCCGCACGGATGCCATTAACGACTTTCAGAACCTGCTCTGGATGAAAACGGAGCAGCTCAGGAAAGAGCGCCAAAAGACGACGCTCAACCCTCGTCATCGTTCCACCTGA
- a CDS encoding ATPase, T2SS/T4P/T4SS family — MSTTISEIMVNPDGSAWIEVDGRLQRCPEIHFEDGALLAGLEVIANRFGKKLDADSPIMNLRLPDGSRLAAIIPPVVHPQPLLTVRKFTSKNFTMKDLIERRMLTEEQAEVLASAVRRGDNMLISGGTGTGKTTLLNVLADAIPEEERILIIEDTAELHIRKPHVVAEEAQTDTHRKPVTFDDVLRADLRHHPNRIILGEIRGTEARTLLDAMNSGHRGALATIHASSAKGALLRLRTLLMRGTSSLFPAEAEAEIRSSIHRIVHIDREAGERRVKTILDLTADSDADRPGSRSILRA, encoded by the coding sequence ATGAGCACCACCATCTCCGAGATCATGGTGAACCCGGATGGCTCCGCCTGGATCGAAGTGGATGGACGCCTTCAACGCTGCCCGGAGATCCATTTTGAAGATGGCGCTCTGCTCGCCGGCCTCGAAGTGATCGCCAATCGTTTCGGCAAGAAGCTGGACGCCGACTCGCCCATCATGAACCTGCGCCTGCCGGACGGAAGCCGCCTGGCCGCAATCATTCCTCCGGTCGTTCATCCTCAGCCATTGCTGACCGTCCGAAAATTCACTTCCAAAAACTTCACCATGAAGGATTTGATCGAGCGGAGGATGCTGACGGAGGAACAGGCGGAAGTTCTCGCCAGCGCCGTGCGCCGCGGCGATAACATGCTTATATCGGGTGGAACAGGGACCGGTAAAACGACCTTGCTCAATGTTTTGGCGGATGCGATCCCGGAAGAAGAACGCATCCTCATCATCGAGGATACTGCGGAGCTGCATATCCGCAAACCGCATGTAGTCGCGGAAGAGGCCCAGACCGATACGCACCGGAAACCTGTCACCTTTGACGATGTGCTGCGCGCGGACCTGCGACATCACCCGAACCGGATCATTCTCGGTGAGATACGTGGAACTGAAGCCCGCACTCTGCTGGACGCTATGAACAGCGGACACCGGGGAGCGCTGGCCACCATCCACGCCAGCAGCGCCAAAGGCGCGTTGCTCCGGCTGCGCACCCTGCTGATGCGCGGTACTTCGTCCCTGTTTCCGGCTGAAGCCGAGGCAGAGATTCGCTCATCCATTCATCGCATCGTCCACATCGATCGTGAGGCAGGGGAGCGTCGAGTGAAAACTATCCTCGATCTAACTGCTGATTCCGATGCCGACCGACCCGGATCGCGGAGCATCCTGAGAGCGTAA
- a CDS encoding type IV secretory system conjugative DNA transfer family protein produces MNIRVHLQRLTHSVIEYRVLLSFGLSAACGIALSSLYPINIMNPMLRLIALKQPPIFRTLVWSYDLFLYSTPFLILSTFFSLTYIHIYRRESEQVAGALPPYSDPRSRQDLSLVVGELHRQLVPRPSPAPQWLTIPERGLYTGTCIVGATGSGKTAALVLPAMRQLFSYKANDPERKLSGVVLEVKGDLCRQLRRILKWCGREQDYVEVSLDGDIRYNPLNNSLDPYAQAFNIASIITSIWGKGKEPFWQQSYTDLVRYVILLHRVRDGYLTLVDLFRTVISAGHLEEMLIEVGSRFSRTQYIGIGRRDYRKHEPFLSPLGFEWNKDAKQYLAVWTEELERLLIQETSTEFFIYTRKPYSLEHYDRFDSVRYWYWEHWKFFRSEVKTSIIQGIVVFLSLFETDPQVRRVFCPPKELYEGKPCVGDPRGRVLPPFEQMIEMGTVVGLNFPVALNPALAKTIGTLMKIDYQRAVLLRIPKMDAEPEKHWRPTVFLCDEYQNFATVGGDNPSGDERFLSISRQPRCIPIVATQSIASLKDALPNEGVKTLLQAFRSKVFLTTSDPETARYASELCGKADRTRISYTVSESSTNANVGWLSGRTSSSKGSVSASKQYQKHKEPLFEEKVFFDLQNAQAVVVAFDGVTPLPPTYCYLKPDFLPVTMTWFDQERIGFDPRKMTA; encoded by the coding sequence ATGAATATCCGCGTGCATCTACAGCGACTCACCCATTCGGTGATTGAATATCGCGTCCTGCTCTCGTTCGGTTTGAGCGCGGCCTGCGGTATAGCCCTGAGTAGTCTCTACCCCATCAACATCATGAATCCAATGCTGCGCCTGATCGCCTTGAAGCAACCTCCGATCTTTCGCACTCTCGTCTGGAGCTACGATCTGTTTCTCTACAGCACACCGTTCCTGATCCTCTCCACTTTTTTCTCACTCACCTACATTCACATATATAGGAGAGAGTCGGAGCAGGTTGCCGGAGCGCTCCCACCGTATTCCGATCCGCGATCCAGACAGGACCTGTCCCTGGTCGTCGGAGAGCTGCACCGGCAGCTTGTCCCCAGACCCAGCCCGGCTCCGCAGTGGCTCACCATCCCCGAACGCGGTCTGTATACCGGGACCTGCATCGTGGGCGCGACGGGATCGGGTAAGACCGCGGCCCTGGTCCTTCCGGCGATGCGGCAGTTGTTCTCGTACAAAGCTAACGATCCAGAACGGAAACTCTCCGGTGTCGTGCTGGAGGTCAAAGGCGATCTCTGCCGCCAGCTTCGGCGCATCCTGAAGTGGTGCGGACGGGAACAGGATTATGTCGAGGTCTCGCTCGACGGCGACATTCGCTATAACCCGCTGAACAACTCCCTCGATCCCTACGCACAGGCATTCAATATCGCCTCCATCATCACGAGCATCTGGGGGAAAGGCAAGGAACCTTTCTGGCAGCAGTCCTACACAGACCTTGTCCGGTACGTGATCCTGCTCCACCGCGTCCGCGACGGATACCTTACGCTGGTCGATCTCTTCCGCACCGTCATCAGTGCCGGACACCTGGAAGAGATGCTGATCGAAGTTGGGTCGCGCTTCAGCCGGACACAATACATCGGCATCGGAAGACGCGATTACCGGAAACATGAACCGTTCCTGTCTCCGCTCGGCTTCGAGTGGAATAAGGATGCGAAGCAGTATCTCGCCGTGTGGACCGAGGAACTGGAACGGTTGCTGATTCAGGAGACGAGCACCGAGTTCTTCATTTATACCCGGAAGCCATACTCTCTGGAACACTATGACCGCTTCGACAGCGTCCGGTACTGGTATTGGGAGCACTGGAAGTTCTTCCGCTCCGAAGTCAAGACCTCGATCATCCAGGGCATCGTGGTCTTTCTCTCCTTGTTCGAGACCGATCCACAAGTACGCCGCGTCTTCTGCCCGCCGAAGGAACTCTACGAGGGCAAGCCCTGCGTCGGCGATCCCAGAGGCCGCGTCCTGCCGCCGTTCGAGCAAATGATCGAGATGGGTACGGTCGTCGGCCTGAACTTTCCCGTTGCTCTGAACCCTGCGCTCGCCAAGACCATCGGCACGCTCATGAAGATTGACTATCAGCGGGCGGTGTTACTGCGTATACCAAAAATGGATGCGGAACCGGAGAAGCACTGGCGCCCGACCGTATTTCTCTGTGACGAGTACCAGAACTTCGCCACGGTTGGAGGCGACAATCCAAGTGGAGATGAGAGATTTTTGTCGATCTCGCGCCAGCCCAGGTGCATTCCTATCGTTGCCACGCAGAGCATCGCCAGCCTGAAAGACGCGCTCCCCAATGAAGGCGTAAAGACCCTGCTGCAAGCATTTCGTAGCAAAGTGTTTCTTACGACCTCCGATCCCGAGACAGCCCGCTACGCCTCGGAACTGTGCGGCAAAGCAGACCGTACACGGATCAGCTACACCGTCTCCGAGTCCTCGACCAACGCCAATGTCGGCTGGCTCTCTGGCCGCACATCGTCCAGCAAAGGCTCCGTCTCTGCCTCCAAACAGTACCAGAAACACAAGGAGCCGCTCTTCGAGGAAAAGGTCTTCTTCGATCTCCAAAACGCACAGGCTGTCGTGGTTGCTTTCGATGGCGTCACTCCGCTGCCGCCGACCTACTGCTATCTCAAGCCGGACTTCCTGCCCGTCACCATGACCTGGTTTGACCAGGAGCGTATCGGATTTGATCCCCGAAAGATGACTGCATAA
- a CDS encoding single-stranded DNA-binding protein — protein MSLFRNTVKLRGFLGRDAEVPPMKRTDKDPYLVLTVCMDDGVWWRPANEWLSHGGWFRVICPGAGFCASLREMKQGDYVEIKGRLIIHHYAEVNLNQPVYEVHASRVRKLDIPPVGVIENYDG, from the coding sequence ATGAGCCTCTTCAGGAACACAGTAAAACTTCGCGGGTTCCTCGGCAGAGATGCCGAGGTTCCTCCGATGAAACGCACCGATAAAGACCCCTACCTCGTCCTCACGGTCTGCATGGATGATGGCGTCTGGTGGCGACCAGCCAACGAATGGCTTTCCCACGGCGGCTGGTTTCGTGTGATCTGTCCCGGCGCTGGTTTCTGCGCCTCGCTGCGCGAGATGAAGCAAGGGGACTACGTCGAGATCAAAGGCCGGTTGATCATTCACCACTATGCCGAGGTGAATCTGAACCAGCCGGTCTATGAAGTCCATGCCTCGCGTGTCCGCAAGCTAGACATTCCTCCTGTCGGCGTAATTGAAAACTACGACGGCTAG
- a CDS encoding single-stranded DNA-binding protein, which yields MLTLFANNVLLRGFLGKNADAPPSHGITEDSFAVLLLATVSGRWDLGNNEWIPRTDFHRIICPGPFFCGMVRGMRRGDYLEVEGELRALEQERGVVVAGERFPVKHSTYAVHAVRLQRLDRPEALVDYGDSDDGNREVQP from the coding sequence ATGCTGACTCTCTTTGCCAATAACGTCCTCTTACGCGGATTCCTCGGCAAAAACGCAGATGCGCCACCCTCACACGGAATCACCGAAGATTCCTTCGCAGTTCTGCTGCTGGCGACCGTCTCCGGCAGATGGGATCTCGGCAACAACGAGTGGATACCGCGCACCGACTTCCATCGCATCATCTGCCCAGGCCCGTTCTTCTGCGGCATGGTGCGTGGCATGAGGCGCGGCGACTACCTGGAAGTCGAAGGTGAGTTGCGCGCTCTGGAGCAGGAGCGTGGCGTAGTCGTTGCCGGCGAACGCTTTCCGGTGAAGCACTCGACCTATGCCGTCCATGCCGTCCGCCTTCAGAGACTGGATCGGCCAGAAGCATTGGTCGATTACGGCGACTCCGATGACGGCAACAGGGAGGTTCAGCCATGA
- a CDS encoding single-stranded DNA-binding protein, which yields MALYTNTVTVKGYLGKDAETFVTRSQKTVVVLSLATKSGYKDQQKKEWVNHTEWHRIVAFGKPADYAKGLKKGDYVEVEGELRSTEYEKEVGQGKNKVKVTFRDKEVRANTVKKLASPAKGENLDADPITEDDAA from the coding sequence ATGGCACTCTATACCAACACCGTCACAGTCAAAGGTTACCTGGGCAAGGACGCCGAGACCTTCGTCACCCGCAGCCAGAAGACAGTCGTCGTTCTGTCGCTCGCCACCAAGTCCGGCTACAAGGACCAGCAGAAGAAGGAGTGGGTGAACCACACCGAATGGCACCGCATCGTCGCCTTCGGCAAGCCCGCTGACTACGCGAAGGGCCTCAAAAAGGGCGACTACGTGGAAGTCGAAGGCGAACTGCGCTCGACCGAGTACGAGAAGGAAGTCGGGCAGGGCAAGAACAAGGTCAAGGTCACCTTCCGCGACAAGGAAGTGCGCGCCAACACCGTGAAGAAGCTCGCATCACCGGCCAAGGGGGAGAACCTCGACGCCGATCCCATCACGGAGGATGACGCCGCGTAA